The nucleotide sequence TGATGCTTTTTGCATTGATTTTTTTATCGTCTTTAATAATATTGATTTCTGATTTATACTTCCCTGCTTCTTGTACAAACATTGATGCTGGTCTTGCATGTAATCCTGTTGCGTTTAATACTGTAACTTCTTTATTTACCAATTGATTTTCCTCCTAAATAATTGTAATATTTAATTTCTTTAATTCTTCTGTTACCATGGCTATTACTTCATCAGCTGTTGCAAGCTCTAGCGCCTTTTGAGCGATTTCTTGAGCTTCTTTTAATGTAACGCTTCTAATGATCTTTTTAATTTGTGGAATACTAGACGCGCTCATACTAAATTCATCTAGGCCCAGACCTAGTAAGATTAATGCTGCAAGAGGTTCTCCTGCCATTTCTCCACACATTCCAGTGAATTTACCTTCATGTTCGTGAGAAGCTTTTATTACATTATGAACCAATCTCAAAATTGCAGGATTGAATGGTTGATATAAATAGCTTACGTTTTCATTCATTCGATCTACTGCTAAAGTGTATTGGCATAAATCATTTGTACCAATGCTAAAGAAGTCTACTTCTTTTGCAATAATATCTGCACAAACTGCTGCAGATGGAATTTCTACCATAACACCTACTTTAAGGTCTTTATCATAAGCTATATTTTCAGCATCTAGCTCTTTTCTACATTCATCTAATATGGCTTTTGCTTGTCTTACTTCATCTACATTTGAGATCATTGGGAACATAACGAGTGCTTTTCCAAATGCACTGGCTCTTAGGATGGCTCGAA is from Alkalibaculum bacchi and encodes:
- a CDS encoding HPr family phosphocarrier protein; this encodes MVNKEVTVLNATGLHARPASMFVQEAGKYKSEINIIKDDKKINAKSIMGIMAAGLSKGTVLTIEADGEDEQAALAALVALIESKFGEE